The Streptomyces sp. NBC_01268 genome window below encodes:
- the mgrA gene encoding L-glyceraldehyde 3-phosphate reductase, translated as MTDSPLYRAASNRYDSMEYRRTGRSGLKLPAVSLGLWHNFGDDRTLDSQRAILRRAFDLGVTHFDLANNYGPPPGSAELNFGKIFAQDFAPYRDELIVSTKAGYEMHPGPYGEWGSRKYLMSSLDASLKRMGLDYVDIFYSHRFDPHTPLEETMGALASAVQQGKALYVGVSSYNSEQTAEAARILKEMGVPALIHQPSYSMINRWTEDDGLLDTLEAAGMGCISFVPLAQGLLTNKYLKGIPEGSRATQGKSLDPNLLSGEVLRRLRGLADIAERRDQSLAQLALAWVLRDERMTSALIGASSVAQLEENIAALAGAPLTEEELKEIDSFAVDTEGTNIWAGRG; from the coding sequence GTGACTGATTCCCCCCTGTACCGCGCCGCCTCGAACCGCTACGACTCCATGGAGTACCGCCGCACCGGCCGCAGCGGGCTCAAGCTGCCCGCGGTCTCCCTCGGCCTGTGGCACAACTTCGGCGACGACCGCACCCTCGACTCCCAGCGGGCGATCCTGCGCCGGGCCTTCGACCTGGGCGTGACCCACTTCGACCTGGCCAACAACTACGGACCGCCGCCCGGCTCCGCCGAGCTGAACTTCGGCAAGATCTTCGCGCAGGACTTCGCGCCCTACCGGGACGAGCTGATCGTCTCGACGAAGGCCGGCTACGAGATGCACCCCGGCCCCTACGGCGAGTGGGGCTCGCGCAAGTACCTGATGTCCTCGCTCGACGCCTCCCTGAAGCGGATGGGCCTCGACTACGTCGACATCTTCTACTCGCACCGCTTCGACCCGCACACGCCGCTGGAGGAGACGATGGGGGCGCTCGCCTCCGCCGTCCAGCAGGGCAAGGCGCTGTACGTGGGCGTCTCCTCGTACAACAGCGAGCAGACCGCCGAGGCCGCGCGGATCCTCAAGGAGATGGGCGTCCCCGCCCTGATCCACCAGCCCTCGTACTCGATGATCAACCGCTGGACGGAGGACGACGGCCTCCTCGACACGCTGGAGGCGGCCGGCATGGGCTGCATCTCCTTCGTGCCGCTGGCGCAGGGACTGCTCACCAACAAGTACCTGAAGGGCATCCCGGAGGGCTCGCGGGCCACCCAGGGCAAGTCCCTCGACCCGAACCTGCTCTCCGGCGAGGTGCTGCGCCGGCTGCGCGGCCTGGCGGACATCGCCGAGCGGCGCGACCAGTCGCTGGCGCAGCTCGCGCTGGCGTGGGTGCTCCGGGACGAGCGGATGACCTCGGCGCTGATCGGCGCGTCGAGCGTGGCCCAGCTGGAGGAGAACATCGCGGCTCTCGCCGGGGCGCCGCTGACGGAGGAGGAGCTGAAGGAGATCGACTCCTTCGCCGTCGACACCGAGGGCACCAACATCTGGGCCGGCCGGGGCTGA